A DNA window from Etheostoma spectabile isolate EspeVRDwgs_2016 chromosome 22, UIUC_Espe_1.0, whole genome shotgun sequence contains the following coding sequences:
- the pfkpa gene encoding ATP-dependent 6-phosphofructokinase, platelet type isoform X9, producing the protein MAQPDGKKIFFENLSGAGKAIAVLTSGGDAQGMNAAVRAVVRMGLYVGAKVYFIHEGYQGMVDGGENIKEATWESVSSMLQVGGTVIGSARCKEFRSHEGRLKAAHNLVQHGITNLCVIGGDGSLTGANLFREEWSGLLGELAEQGLIDADAVQKYSALHIVGMVGSIDNDFCGTDMTIGTDSALHRIIEVVDAIMTTAQSHQRTFVLEVMGRHCGYLALVSALACGADWVLIPEMPPEDGWEDKMCEKLSATRSRGTRLNIIIVAEGAIDRHGKPITSGIVKDLVVKCLGFDTRVTILGHVQRGGTPSAFDRILASRMGVEAVLALLETTANTPACVVSLCGNQSVRLPLMECVQMTQEVQRAMDGKRFEEAVKLRGRSFENNLKTYKLLAHRKPESELPVSNFNVAVLNVGAPAAGMNAAVRSAVRVGISEGHKMFAVSDGFEGFYKGQIKEIKWADVGGWTGQGGSLLGTKRTLPAKHIDKIAEQMRMHNINALLIVGGFEAFESLLQLYEARSAYEELCIPMCMLPATISNNVPGTDLSIGADTALNAIVETCDRIKQSASGTKRRVFIIETMGGYCGYLASVGGLAAGADAAYIYEEPFDIRDLQANVEHLTEKMKTSIQRGLVLRNENCNENYTTDFIYQLYSEEGRGVFDSRKNVLGHMQQGGAPSPFDRNFGTKISAKAMQWISKKLLETFRHGKAECLPTPRSPAVCWGCVAGLWSSSPSFNSRTRPTLFTGSLRSSGG; encoded by the exons ATGGCGCAGCCAGACGGCAAGAAAATATTCTTTGAGAACCTGTCGGGAGCGGGGAAAGCCATCGCAGTGCTGACGAGCGGAGGGGATGCTCAAG GGATGAATGCTGCCGTACGTGCCGTGGTTCGAATGGGGTTATATGTGGGAGCAAAAGTTTATTTCATTCATGAG GGCTATCAGGGTATGGTGGACGGTGGCGAGAACATAAAGGAAGCCACATGGGAAAGTGTTTCCAGCATGCTACAAGTG GGTGGGACTGTTATCGGCAGTGCCCGCTGTAAAGAGTTTCGCAGCCACGAGGGTCGCCTAAAGGCAGCTCACAACCTGGTGCAGCACGGCATCACCAACCTGTGCGTGATCGGTGGAGATGGCAGCCTGACCGGAGCCAACCTCTTTAGGGAGGAATGGAGTGGGCTGCTGGGGGAGTTGGCGGAGCAAG GCTTGATTGATGCTGATGCTGTTCAGAAGTATTCGGCCCTTCACATCGTGGGGATGGTTGGCTCCATTGATAACGACTTCTGTGGAACTGACATGACGATTGGCACTGACTCTGCTCTGCACAGAATCATTGAAGTGGTGGATGCAATTATGACAACTGCACAGAG TCACCAGAGAACATTTGTGTTGGAGGTGATGGGCAGACACTGTGG CTACCTGGCCTTGGTTAGTGCCCTGGCGTGTGGAGCAGACTGGGTGCTGATCCCTGAGATGCCCCCGGAGGACGGCTGGGAGGACAAGATGTGTGAAAAACTGTCTGCG ACCCGTTCCAGGGGCACAAGGCTGAACATTATCATAGTTGCAGAGGGAGCCATAGACAGACATGGGAAGCCCATAACCTCTGGTATAGTCAAGGAT CTTGTTGTTAAATGCTTGGGGTTTGACACACGAGTGACTATCCTAGGGCATGTGCAGAGAGGAGGGACCCCTTCTGCTTTTGACCGCATCCTG GCCAGCCGTATGGGTGTGGAGGCTGTTCTTGCCCTTCTTGAGACCACAGCCAACACGCCAGCCTGCGTGGTCTCTCTGTGCGGTAACCAATCGGTGCGCCTGCCTTTGATGGAGTGTGTACAGATG ACTCAAGAGGTCCAGAGGGCCATGGACGGGAAACGGTTTGAGGAGGCTGTTAAGCTTCGGGGCAG GAGTTTTGAAAACAACCTGAAGACGTACAAACTGCTGGCTCATCGTAAACCAGAATCCGAACTGCCAGTT AGCAACTTCAATGTGGCAGTGCTGAATGTTGGGGCCCCTGCAGCGGGCATGAATGCTGCCGTTCGTTCAGCCGTCAGGGTGGGCATCTCTGAGGGGCACAAGATGTTTGCTGTCAGTGATGGGTTTGAGGGATTCTACAAAGGCCAG ATTAAGGAGATCAAATGGGCTGATGTCGGAGGATGGACGGGACAAGGTGGATCCCTGTTGGGAACCAAAAG AACACTTCCTGCAAAGCATATTGACAAAATTGCTGAGCAGATGCGAATGCACAACATTAATGCACTCCTAATTGTTGGTGGATTTGAG GCCTTTGAGAGTCTGCTGCAGCTGTATGAGGCTCGCTCTGCCTATGAGGAGCTTTGCATCCCGATGTGTATGCTGCCTGCCACCATAAGTAACAATGTACCGGGCACAGATCTCAGTATCGGGGCAGACACGGCCCTCAATGCCATCGTGGAG ACATGTGACCGCATCAAGCAGTCGGCCAGTGGGACCAAGAGACGCGTGTTCATCATCGAGACCATGGGAGGATACTGCGGCTACCTGGCCAGCGTGGGCGGCCTGGCTGCTGGAGCCGATGCTGCCTACATCTACGAGGAGCCATTTGACATCAGAGACTTGCAG GCCAATGTTGAACATTTGACTGAGAAAATGAAGACCAGCATTCAAAGAGGACTGGTCCTCAG GAATGAGAACTGTAATGAAAACTACACCACTGACTTTATCTACCAGCTGTACTCTGAAGAAGGGAGGGGAGTGTTTGACTCCAGGAAGAATGTGCTGGGACACATGCAGCAG GGAGGAGCACCGTCCCCGTTCGATCGTAACTTCGGGACCAAGATCTCTGCCAAGGCGATGCAGTGGATTAGCAAAAAGCTGCTGGAGACATTCAGACACGGTAAG GCCGAGTGTTTGCCAACACCGAGGAGTCCTGCTGTCTGCTGGGGATGCGTCGCAGGGCTCTGGTCTTCCAGCCCGTCGTTCAACTCAAGGACGAGACCGACTTTGT TCACAGGATCCCTAAGGAGCAGTGGTGGTTGA
- the pfkpa gene encoding ATP-dependent 6-phosphofructokinase, platelet type isoform X2 gives MAQPDGKKIFFENLSGAGKAIAVLTSGGDAQGMNAAVRAVVRMGLYVGAKVYFIHEGYQGMVDGGENIKEATWESVSSMLQVGGTVIGSARCKEFRSHEGRLKAAHNLVQHGITNLCVIGGDGSLTGANLFREEWSGLLGELAEQGLIDADAVQKYSALHIVGMVGSIDNDFCGTDMTIGTDSALHRIIEVVDAIMTTAQSHQRTFVLEVMGRHCGYLALVSALACGADWVLIPEMPPEDGWEDKMCEKLSANRAGMKRLNIIIVAEGAIDRNNAPITTDYVKDLVVKCLGFDTRVTILGHVQRGGTPSAFDRILASRMGVEAVLALLETTANTPACVVSLCGNQSVRLPLMECVQMTQEVQRAMDGKRFEEAVKLRGRSFENNLKTYKLLAHRKPESELPVSNFNVAVLNVGAPAAGMNAAVRSAVRVGISEGHKMFAVSDGFEGFYKGQIKEIKWADVGGWTGQGGSLLGTKRTLPAKHIDKIAEQMRMHNINALLIVGGFEAFESLLQLYEARSAYEELCIPMCMLPATISNNVPGTDLSIGADTALNAIVETCDRIKQSASGTKRRVFIIETMGGYCGYLASVGGLAAGADAAYIYEEPFDIRDLQANVEHLTEKMKTSIQRGLVLRNENCNENYTTDFIYQLYSEEGRGVFDSRKNVLGHMQQGGAPSPFDRNFGTKISAKAMQWISKKLLETFRHDEGRVFANTEESCCLLGMRRRALVFQPVVQLKDETDFVHRIPKEQWWLKLRPLMKILAKYKTTFDVSDSGQLEHVVRNRPKESDASVAI, from the exons ATGGCGCAGCCAGACGGCAAGAAAATATTCTTTGAGAACCTGTCGGGAGCGGGGAAAGCCATCGCAGTGCTGACGAGCGGAGGGGATGCTCAAG GGATGAATGCTGCCGTACGTGCCGTGGTTCGAATGGGGTTATATGTGGGAGCAAAAGTTTATTTCATTCATGAG GGCTATCAGGGTATGGTGGACGGTGGCGAGAACATAAAGGAAGCCACATGGGAAAGTGTTTCCAGCATGCTACAAGTG GGTGGGACTGTTATCGGCAGTGCCCGCTGTAAAGAGTTTCGCAGCCACGAGGGTCGCCTAAAGGCAGCTCACAACCTGGTGCAGCACGGCATCACCAACCTGTGCGTGATCGGTGGAGATGGCAGCCTGACCGGAGCCAACCTCTTTAGGGAGGAATGGAGTGGGCTGCTGGGGGAGTTGGCGGAGCAAG GCTTGATTGATGCTGATGCTGTTCAGAAGTATTCGGCCCTTCACATCGTGGGGATGGTTGGCTCCATTGATAACGACTTCTGTGGAACTGACATGACGATTGGCACTGACTCTGCTCTGCACAGAATCATTGAAGTGGTGGATGCAATTATGACAACTGCACAGAG TCACCAGAGAACATTTGTGTTGGAGGTGATGGGCAGACACTGTGG CTACCTGGCCTTGGTTAGTGCCCTGGCGTGTGGAGCAGACTGGGTGCTGATCCCTGAGATGCCCCCGGAGGACGGCTGGGAGGACAAGATGTGTGAAAAACTGTCTGCG AACCGAGCAGGAATGAAAAGGCTGAATATCATAATTGTAGCCGAAGGGGCGATTGATCGTAACAACGCACCCATTACCACTGACTATGTCAAGGAT CTTGTTGTTAAATGCTTGGGGTTTGACACACGAGTGACTATCCTAGGGCATGTGCAGAGAGGAGGGACCCCTTCTGCTTTTGACCGCATCCTG GCCAGCCGTATGGGTGTGGAGGCTGTTCTTGCCCTTCTTGAGACCACAGCCAACACGCCAGCCTGCGTGGTCTCTCTGTGCGGTAACCAATCGGTGCGCCTGCCTTTGATGGAGTGTGTACAGATG ACTCAAGAGGTCCAGAGGGCCATGGACGGGAAACGGTTTGAGGAGGCTGTTAAGCTTCGGGGCAG GAGTTTTGAAAACAACCTGAAGACGTACAAACTGCTGGCTCATCGTAAACCAGAATCCGAACTGCCAGTT AGCAACTTCAATGTGGCAGTGCTGAATGTTGGGGCCCCTGCAGCGGGCATGAATGCTGCCGTTCGTTCAGCCGTCAGGGTGGGCATCTCTGAGGGGCACAAGATGTTTGCTGTCAGTGATGGGTTTGAGGGATTCTACAAAGGCCAG ATTAAGGAGATCAAATGGGCTGATGTCGGAGGATGGACGGGACAAGGTGGATCCCTGTTGGGAACCAAAAG AACACTTCCTGCAAAGCATATTGACAAAATTGCTGAGCAGATGCGAATGCACAACATTAATGCACTCCTAATTGTTGGTGGATTTGAG GCCTTTGAGAGTCTGCTGCAGCTGTATGAGGCTCGCTCTGCCTATGAGGAGCTTTGCATCCCGATGTGTATGCTGCCTGCCACCATAAGTAACAATGTACCGGGCACAGATCTCAGTATCGGGGCAGACACGGCCCTCAATGCCATCGTGGAG ACATGTGACCGCATCAAGCAGTCGGCCAGTGGGACCAAGAGACGCGTGTTCATCATCGAGACCATGGGAGGATACTGCGGCTACCTGGCCAGCGTGGGCGGCCTGGCTGCTGGAGCCGATGCTGCCTACATCTACGAGGAGCCATTTGACATCAGAGACTTGCAG GCCAATGTTGAACATTTGACTGAGAAAATGAAGACCAGCATTCAAAGAGGACTGGTCCTCAG GAATGAGAACTGTAATGAAAACTACACCACTGACTTTATCTACCAGCTGTACTCTGAAGAAGGGAGGGGAGTGTTTGACTCCAGGAAGAATGTGCTGGGACACATGCAGCAG GGAGGAGCACCGTCCCCGTTCGATCGTAACTTCGGGACCAAGATCTCTGCCAAGGCGATGCAGTGGATTAGCAAAAAGCTGCTGGAGACATTCAGACACG ACGAag GCCGAGTGTTTGCCAACACCGAGGAGTCCTGCTGTCTGCTGGGGATGCGTCGCAGGGCTCTGGTCTTCCAGCCCGTCGTTCAACTCAAGGACGAGACCGACTTTGT TCACAGGATCCCTAAGGAGCAGTGGTGGTTGAAGCTGCGTCCTCTGATGAAGATCCTCGCCAAGTACAAGACAACCTTCGACGTGTCCGACTCCGGACAGCTGGAGCACGTCGTCCGCAACCGGCCTAAAGAGTCCGACGCTTCAGTAGCCATCTGA
- the pfkpa gene encoding ATP-dependent 6-phosphofructokinase, platelet type isoform X6 — protein sequence MAQPDGKKIFFENLSGAGKAIAVLTSGGDAQGMNAAVRAVVRMGLYVGAKVYFIHEGYQGMVDGGENIKEATWESVSSMLQVGGTVIGSARCKEFRSHEGRLKAAHNLVQHGITNLCVIGGDGSLTGANLFREEWSGLLGELAEQGLIDADAVQKYSALHIVGMVGSIDNDFCGTDMTIGTDSALHRIIEVVDAIMTTAQSHQRTFVLEVMGRHCGYLALVSALACGADWVLIPEMPPEDGWEDKMCEKLSANRAGMKRLNIIIVAEGAIDRNNAPITTDYVKDLVVKCLGFDTRVTILGHVQRGGTPSAFDRILASRMGVEAVLALLETTANTPACVVSLCGNQSVRLPLMECVQMTQEVQRAMDGKRFEEAVKLRGRSFENNLKTYKLLAHRKPESELPVSNFNVAVLNVGAPAAGMNAAVRSAVRVGISEGHKMFAVSDGFEGFYKGQIKEIKWADVGGWTGQGGSLLGTKRTLPAKHIDKIAEQMRMHNINALLIVGGFEAFESLLQLYEARSAYEELCIPMCMLPATISNNVPGTDLSIGADTALNAIVETCDRIKQSASGTKRRVFIIETMGGYCGYLASVGGLAAGADAAYIYEEPFDIRDLQANVEHLTEKMKTSIQRGLVLRNENCNENYTTDFIYQLYSEEGRGVFDSRKNVLGHMQQGGAPSPFDRNFGTKISAKAMQWISKKLLETFRHGRVFANTEESCCLLGMRRRALVFQPVVQLKDETDFVHRIPKEQWWLKLRPLMKILAKYKTTFDVSDSGQLEHVVRNRPKESDASVAI from the exons ATGGCGCAGCCAGACGGCAAGAAAATATTCTTTGAGAACCTGTCGGGAGCGGGGAAAGCCATCGCAGTGCTGACGAGCGGAGGGGATGCTCAAG GGATGAATGCTGCCGTACGTGCCGTGGTTCGAATGGGGTTATATGTGGGAGCAAAAGTTTATTTCATTCATGAG GGCTATCAGGGTATGGTGGACGGTGGCGAGAACATAAAGGAAGCCACATGGGAAAGTGTTTCCAGCATGCTACAAGTG GGTGGGACTGTTATCGGCAGTGCCCGCTGTAAAGAGTTTCGCAGCCACGAGGGTCGCCTAAAGGCAGCTCACAACCTGGTGCAGCACGGCATCACCAACCTGTGCGTGATCGGTGGAGATGGCAGCCTGACCGGAGCCAACCTCTTTAGGGAGGAATGGAGTGGGCTGCTGGGGGAGTTGGCGGAGCAAG GCTTGATTGATGCTGATGCTGTTCAGAAGTATTCGGCCCTTCACATCGTGGGGATGGTTGGCTCCATTGATAACGACTTCTGTGGAACTGACATGACGATTGGCACTGACTCTGCTCTGCACAGAATCATTGAAGTGGTGGATGCAATTATGACAACTGCACAGAG TCACCAGAGAACATTTGTGTTGGAGGTGATGGGCAGACACTGTGG CTACCTGGCCTTGGTTAGTGCCCTGGCGTGTGGAGCAGACTGGGTGCTGATCCCTGAGATGCCCCCGGAGGACGGCTGGGAGGACAAGATGTGTGAAAAACTGTCTGCG AACCGAGCAGGAATGAAAAGGCTGAATATCATAATTGTAGCCGAAGGGGCGATTGATCGTAACAACGCACCCATTACCACTGACTATGTCAAGGAT CTTGTTGTTAAATGCTTGGGGTTTGACACACGAGTGACTATCCTAGGGCATGTGCAGAGAGGAGGGACCCCTTCTGCTTTTGACCGCATCCTG GCCAGCCGTATGGGTGTGGAGGCTGTTCTTGCCCTTCTTGAGACCACAGCCAACACGCCAGCCTGCGTGGTCTCTCTGTGCGGTAACCAATCGGTGCGCCTGCCTTTGATGGAGTGTGTACAGATG ACTCAAGAGGTCCAGAGGGCCATGGACGGGAAACGGTTTGAGGAGGCTGTTAAGCTTCGGGGCAG GAGTTTTGAAAACAACCTGAAGACGTACAAACTGCTGGCTCATCGTAAACCAGAATCCGAACTGCCAGTT AGCAACTTCAATGTGGCAGTGCTGAATGTTGGGGCCCCTGCAGCGGGCATGAATGCTGCCGTTCGTTCAGCCGTCAGGGTGGGCATCTCTGAGGGGCACAAGATGTTTGCTGTCAGTGATGGGTTTGAGGGATTCTACAAAGGCCAG ATTAAGGAGATCAAATGGGCTGATGTCGGAGGATGGACGGGACAAGGTGGATCCCTGTTGGGAACCAAAAG AACACTTCCTGCAAAGCATATTGACAAAATTGCTGAGCAGATGCGAATGCACAACATTAATGCACTCCTAATTGTTGGTGGATTTGAG GCCTTTGAGAGTCTGCTGCAGCTGTATGAGGCTCGCTCTGCCTATGAGGAGCTTTGCATCCCGATGTGTATGCTGCCTGCCACCATAAGTAACAATGTACCGGGCACAGATCTCAGTATCGGGGCAGACACGGCCCTCAATGCCATCGTGGAG ACATGTGACCGCATCAAGCAGTCGGCCAGTGGGACCAAGAGACGCGTGTTCATCATCGAGACCATGGGAGGATACTGCGGCTACCTGGCCAGCGTGGGCGGCCTGGCTGCTGGAGCCGATGCTGCCTACATCTACGAGGAGCCATTTGACATCAGAGACTTGCAG GCCAATGTTGAACATTTGACTGAGAAAATGAAGACCAGCATTCAAAGAGGACTGGTCCTCAG GAATGAGAACTGTAATGAAAACTACACCACTGACTTTATCTACCAGCTGTACTCTGAAGAAGGGAGGGGAGTGTTTGACTCCAGGAAGAATGTGCTGGGACACATGCAGCAG GGAGGAGCACCGTCCCCGTTCGATCGTAACTTCGGGACCAAGATCTCTGCCAAGGCGATGCAGTGGATTAGCAAAAAGCTGCTGGAGACATTCAGACACG GCCGAGTGTTTGCCAACACCGAGGAGTCCTGCTGTCTGCTGGGGATGCGTCGCAGGGCTCTGGTCTTCCAGCCCGTCGTTCAACTCAAGGACGAGACCGACTTTGT TCACAGGATCCCTAAGGAGCAGTGGTGGTTGAAGCTGCGTCCTCTGATGAAGATCCTCGCCAAGTACAAGACAACCTTCGACGTGTCCGACTCCGGACAGCTGGAGCACGTCGTCCGCAACCGGCCTAAAGAGTCCGACGCTTCAGTAGCCATCTGA
- the pfkpa gene encoding ATP-dependent 6-phosphofructokinase, platelet type isoform X4 — MAQPDGKKIFFENLSGAGKAIAVLTSGGDAQGMNAAVRAVVRMGLYVGAKVYFIHEGYQGMVDGGENIKEATWESVSSMLQVGGTVIGSARCKEFRSHEGRLKAAHNLVQHGITNLCVIGGDGSLTGANLFREEWSGLLGELAEQGLIDADAVQKYSALHIVGMVGSIDNDFCGTDMTIGTDSALHRIIEVVDAIMTTAQSHQRTFVLEVMGRHCGYLALVSALACGADWVLIPEMPPEDGWEDKMCEKLSANRAGMKRLNIIIVAEGAIDRNNAPITTDYVKDLVVKCLGFDTRVTILGHVQRGGTPSAFDRILASRMGVEAVLALLETTANTPACVVSLCGNQSVRLPLMECVQMTQEVQRAMDGKRFEEAVKLRGRSFENNLKTYKLLAHRKPESELPVSNFNVAVLNVGAPAAGMNAAVRSAVRVGISEGHKMFAVSDGFEGFYKGQIKEIKWADVGGWTGQGGSLLGTKRTLPAKHIDKIAEQMRMHNINALLIVGGFEGFLSLLELLTARGKYDEFCVPMVMVPATVSNNVPGSDLSIGADTALNAITTTCDRIKQSASGTKRRVFIIETMGGYCGYLASVGGLAAGADAAYIYEEPFDIRDLQANVEHLTEKMKTSIQRGLVLRNENCNENYTTDFIYQLYSEEGRGVFDSRKNVLGHMQQGGAPSPFDRNFGTKISAKAMQWISKKLLETFRHDEGRVFANTEESCCLLGMRRRALVFQPVVQLKDETDFVHRIPKEQWWLKLRPLMKILAKYKTTFDVSDSGQLEHVVRNRPKESDASVAI, encoded by the exons ATGGCGCAGCCAGACGGCAAGAAAATATTCTTTGAGAACCTGTCGGGAGCGGGGAAAGCCATCGCAGTGCTGACGAGCGGAGGGGATGCTCAAG GGATGAATGCTGCCGTACGTGCCGTGGTTCGAATGGGGTTATATGTGGGAGCAAAAGTTTATTTCATTCATGAG GGCTATCAGGGTATGGTGGACGGTGGCGAGAACATAAAGGAAGCCACATGGGAAAGTGTTTCCAGCATGCTACAAGTG GGTGGGACTGTTATCGGCAGTGCCCGCTGTAAAGAGTTTCGCAGCCACGAGGGTCGCCTAAAGGCAGCTCACAACCTGGTGCAGCACGGCATCACCAACCTGTGCGTGATCGGTGGAGATGGCAGCCTGACCGGAGCCAACCTCTTTAGGGAGGAATGGAGTGGGCTGCTGGGGGAGTTGGCGGAGCAAG GCTTGATTGATGCTGATGCTGTTCAGAAGTATTCGGCCCTTCACATCGTGGGGATGGTTGGCTCCATTGATAACGACTTCTGTGGAACTGACATGACGATTGGCACTGACTCTGCTCTGCACAGAATCATTGAAGTGGTGGATGCAATTATGACAACTGCACAGAG TCACCAGAGAACATTTGTGTTGGAGGTGATGGGCAGACACTGTGG CTACCTGGCCTTGGTTAGTGCCCTGGCGTGTGGAGCAGACTGGGTGCTGATCCCTGAGATGCCCCCGGAGGACGGCTGGGAGGACAAGATGTGTGAAAAACTGTCTGCG AACCGAGCAGGAATGAAAAGGCTGAATATCATAATTGTAGCCGAAGGGGCGATTGATCGTAACAACGCACCCATTACCACTGACTATGTCAAGGAT CTTGTTGTTAAATGCTTGGGGTTTGACACACGAGTGACTATCCTAGGGCATGTGCAGAGAGGAGGGACCCCTTCTGCTTTTGACCGCATCCTG GCCAGCCGTATGGGTGTGGAGGCTGTTCTTGCCCTTCTTGAGACCACAGCCAACACGCCAGCCTGCGTGGTCTCTCTGTGCGGTAACCAATCGGTGCGCCTGCCTTTGATGGAGTGTGTACAGATG ACTCAAGAGGTCCAGAGGGCCATGGACGGGAAACGGTTTGAGGAGGCTGTTAAGCTTCGGGGCAG GAGTTTTGAAAACAACCTGAAGACGTACAAACTGCTGGCTCATCGTAAACCAGAATCCGAACTGCCAGTT AGCAACTTCAATGTGGCAGTGCTGAATGTTGGGGCCCCTGCAGCGGGCATGAATGCTGCCGTTCGTTCAGCCGTCAGGGTGGGCATCTCTGAGGGGCACAAGATGTTTGCTGTCAGTGATGGGTTTGAGGGATTCTACAAAGGCCAG ATTAAGGAGATCAAATGGGCTGATGTCGGAGGATGGACGGGACAAGGTGGATCCCTGTTGGGAACCAAAAG AACACTTCCTGCAAAGCATATTGACAAAATTGCTGAGCAGATGCGAATGCACAACATTAATGCACTCCTAATTGTTGGTGGATTTGAG GGCTTCCTGTCACTGCTGGAATTGTTAACGGCGCGCGGGAAATATGACGAGTTCTGTGTGCCCATGGTCATGGTCCCAGCCACTGTCTCCAACAATGTGCCGGGCTCAGACCTCAGCATTGGCGCTGACACAGCTCTGAACGCCATCACTACT ACATGTGACCGCATCAAGCAGTCGGCCAGTGGGACCAAGAGACGCGTGTTCATCATCGAGACCATGGGAGGATACTGCGGCTACCTGGCCAGCGTGGGCGGCCTGGCTGCTGGAGCCGATGCTGCCTACATCTACGAGGAGCCATTTGACATCAGAGACTTGCAG GCCAATGTTGAACATTTGACTGAGAAAATGAAGACCAGCATTCAAAGAGGACTGGTCCTCAG GAATGAGAACTGTAATGAAAACTACACCACTGACTTTATCTACCAGCTGTACTCTGAAGAAGGGAGGGGAGTGTTTGACTCCAGGAAGAATGTGCTGGGACACATGCAGCAG GGAGGAGCACCGTCCCCGTTCGATCGTAACTTCGGGACCAAGATCTCTGCCAAGGCGATGCAGTGGATTAGCAAAAAGCTGCTGGAGACATTCAGACACG ACGAag GCCGAGTGTTTGCCAACACCGAGGAGTCCTGCTGTCTGCTGGGGATGCGTCGCAGGGCTCTGGTCTTCCAGCCCGTCGTTCAACTCAAGGACGAGACCGACTTTGT TCACAGGATCCCTAAGGAGCAGTGGTGGTTGAAGCTGCGTCCTCTGATGAAGATCCTCGCCAAGTACAAGACAACCTTCGACGTGTCCGACTCCGGACAGCTGGAGCACGTCGTCCGCAACCGGCCTAAAGAGTCCGACGCTTCAGTAGCCATCTGA